A window of the Theileria parva strain Muguga chromosome 2, complete sequence, whole genome shotgun sequence genome harbors these coding sequences:
- a CDS encoding putative integral membrane protein: MNIFTMILKIFLQFFVFVVYMVFLFRYIRIAKAGSKYVKDITTAGCVPDSKNNGKIVHIVTDKYKI; the protein is encoded by the exons atgaatattttcacaatgattttgaaaattttccTCCAATTTTTCGTGTTTGTGGTCTACATGGTATTTTTGTTCAGATACATCAGAATTGCCAAGGCGGGCAGCAAATACGTAAAGGACATAACTACT GCTGGATGTGTACCTGATAGCAAAAACAATGGAAAGATAGTACACATTGTAactgataaatataaaatataa
- the dgkA gene encoding Diacylglycerol kinase accessory domain protein, with protein sequence MRHIFIYVNPESGGRNASHFIKQGVKSLELTKPEPLTLHICSIFEGESGNKPGFIQLRDFLSYEEPQELVFVITAGGDGTLTWVVSEVEKHSINPDLLCFGIIPYGTGNDFARALKWHKFRNLKPFEDNFKPLMTYLNKLMKSDPIKHDFWDVYLKLNPGGSFNKINSKTRLKENLFDSDGNLIESMKFKMGNYFSIGTESRIGRGFDRRRTRYSCFNKFRYILEAFKKTFMGLVYVNNQVERMVYGENEEILFVTDPKEKNLPVLLKSASLVALNIPSFSSGIDAFSLASGIALKNVSEEYKKELLIADQVMGDKKLEFFCYRDMKDVGLDILKFGKSKRLHVGGGPWKIIFKDLSKDEKCYFQVDGEFFVMYQPKLIEIKHYKTINVVK encoded by the exons ATGAgacatatatttatatatgtaAATCCTGAAAGTGGAGGAAGGAACGCatcacattttataaag CAAGGTGTCAAGTCCCTTGAGTTGACCAAGCCTGAGCCACTGACTCTACACATCTGTTCCATTTTCGAAGGCGAAAGCGGAAATAAACCAGGCTTTATACAACTCAGAGATTTTTTGAGTTATGAGGAACCCCAAGAAT tgGTTTTTGTAATTACCGCTGGAGGTGACGGTACGTTAACCTGGGTGGTGTCTGAGGTTGAAAAACATTCAATTAATCCCGATTTACTTTGTTTCGGAATAATACCATACGGAACAG gaAATGACTTTGCAAGGGCTTTGAAATGGCACAAGTTTCGTAATTTGAAGCCATTtgaagataattttaaacc GCTTATGACATacttgaataaattaatgaaatcTGACCCAATTAAGCATGATTTCTGGGATGTTTATTTGAAACTTAATCCCGGTGGaagttttaataaaattaactccAAAACAAGACttaaa gAGAACCTGTTTGATAGTGATGGGAACTTAATTGAATCCATGAAGTTTAAGATGGGTAACTATTTCAGTATTGGTACGGAAAGTCGAATCGGCAGAGGTTTTGATAGACGAAGAACCAGATACTCATGCttcaataaattt AGATATATTCTGGAGGCTTTTAAGAAGACTTTTATGGGTTTGGTGTATGTCAATAACCAGGTTGAAAGAATGGTTTACGGAGAAAATGAAGAGATATTATTTGTAACTGACCCAAAAGAAAAGAATCTCCCAGTTTTGCTCAAATCAGCATCGCTAGTTGCATTAAACATCCCGAGCTTCTCTTCAGGAATTGATGCATTTTCCTTAGCCTCGGGAATTGCATTAAAAAACGTTTCAGAA GAATATAAAAAAGAGCTTTTAATTGCGGATCAAGTCATGGGTGACAAGAAGTTGGAATTTTTTTGTTATAGAGATATGAAGGATGTTGGATTAGATATC CTAAAATTCGGAAAGTCCAAACGACTCCATGTTGGAGGTGGGCCctggaaaataatatttaaggaTTTATCTAAAGATGAAAAATGTTACTTTCAG GTGGATGGTGAATTTTTTGTAATGTATCAACCCAAGCTAATAGAAATTAAACACtataaaacaattaatgttgtcaaataa